Part of the Candidatus Aminicenantes bacterium genome, TCCAGGAACCAGTCGTACAGCGGGCGGTGGTCTTCAAACTCCAGGGTGCAGATGGAGTGGGTAATGGTTTCAAAGGAATCCGACAGGCTGTGGGCGAAATCGTACATGGGGAAAATGCACCAGTCGGTTCCGGTGCGGTGGTGTTGGGCATACTTGATGCGGTAGAGGGTGGGGTCACGCATATTGAGGTTGGGCGACTTCATGTCGATCCGGGCCCGCAGCACATGGGCGCCTTCAGAAAATTCGCCCGCGCGCATGCGCCGGAACAGGTCCAGGTTCTCTTCCACCCCTCTTTCTCGGTAGGGACTCTCCCGCCCCGGTTCGGTCAACGTGCCCCGATGGGCGCGGATCTCTTCGGCGTTGAGGCTGTCCACGTACGCCAAGCCGCGGCGGATCAGCTCCTCCGCGCAATCGTACAGACGTTCAAAATAGTCGGAAGCATAGTAAAGGCGATCACCCCACTCAAATCCCAGCCAGCACACATCATTCTTGATCGACTCCACGTACTCCTCGTCCTCGCGGATGGGGTTGGTGTCGTCAAAGCGCAGGTTGCACAAGCCGTTGAAATCCCGGGCCAGCCCGAAATTGAGGCAGATCGACTTGGCGTGACCGATGTGGAGGTAACCATTGGGTTCGGGGGGGAAACGCGTCTGCACGCGTCCGCCGTTTTTGCCGCTTTTGATGTCGGTGGCGATGATCTCACGAATGAAATTGGTGGTGATTTCCCGCTCGCCGCTCATTGCCCGTCTCCTTTGCCCGCGGCACCCGGAGGTTCCGCCTCCGGGCTCTCTTCCCGCTTTGAAATCCAGTCCAGCGCCGCGCGCAGGCGCCTCAATGTCGTCTCCCTGCCCAGGGTTTCCATCAGCTCAAACAATCCCGGGCCATGGCCGACCCCACTGAGCGCAAGCCGGGTGGGATGGATCAACTTGCCCGCGGACATCTCCATTTCTTCGGCCAGGCGACGATACAGGTCTTCCAGCTCCACCGCGGAAAACGTTTTTTGCGACTCCAGCTCGCTCAACAGGCGCTGCAGTCGCGGCGCGGCTTCCACGCGGAAATGCTTGCGCGCGGGTTTGACCTCGTATTCACGCGGGTCGCAAAAAAAATACTCCGCCTGTTCCACCAGCTCCGTGATTTTGCGGCTGCGCGGCTGCAGCAACTGAATCACCGCCAGGAGGTAGTCCGGATCGCCTGCCGCATCGCCGCTCAACCAGCCCTTGTTTTTCCAGATCTCCGTCACCGGATCCAGCAGGGTTTGCGGGTCGCGCCGCGCCAGGTATTGCCCGTTCATCCATTCCAGCTTCCGCTCATCAAACACCGAGGCCTTGGCCGATACGCGCGCCAACTCAAAAGTCGCGATCATCTCTGCGCGGCTCATGATCTCGCGGTCTTCTCCCGGGGACCAGCCCAGCAGGGCCAGAAAGTTCACCAGGGCTTCGGGCAAAAATCCCGCGTTGCGGTAATCGGTCACCGAGGCCGCCCCGTGGCGCTTGGAAAGCTTGCCGCCTCCCGGGGCCAGGATTACCGGCAAATGGGCGAACACCGGCAGTGACCAGCCGAACGCCTCGTAAATCAAGATATGGCGCGGAGTGGAAGAGATCCACTCATCGCCTCGCAGCACGTGGGTAATGCCCATAAAGTGGTCATCAACCACATTGGCCAGGTGATAAGTGGGCAAACCGTCGGATTTCAGCAGAACCAGGTCATCAAGGAGCTCGCCGCGGGTGGCGATTTCGCCCCGGATTTCGTCCCGGAAAACCACCACGCGGTTGTTTGGAACTTTCAGACGCACTACATGGGCCTCGCCCGCGGCCATTTTTTTTGCCGCTTCTACGGGATCAAGGTTGCGGCAATGCCGGTCATACCCGCCGGCCCCGGGCAGCCTGGCGCGTTCCTGCTCCAGGCGCATGGCGGCCAGCCGCTCGGGCGTGCAGAAACACGGGTAGGCGTTTGCGGAATCCAGCAATTTGCGGGCATGTGCCTGGTACAGCTCCGCGCGTTCGGACTGCACATAGGGGCCGACATCGCCTTCGCGGCCCGGGCCTTCATCCCAGTCCAGGCCCAGCCACTCCAGGCTGGAATAAATCTCATCCATGGCCTCTTGCTGGAAACGGGTGCGGTCCGTATCCTCGATGCGCAACAGAAAGCAGCCCCCGTGACGGCGGGCGAAAAGAAAGTTGAACAAGGCGGTGCGGGCGCCGCCCACGTGCATGTAACCCGTGGGTGAAGGCGCGAAACGAACTCGAACGGAATCAGCCATACTCATATCCTCGTCTGAAAAACCCGGTACGGAAGAGCGCCGGAGCGTCAGTGCCATTGTATCTAAAACCCCGCATGGGCGCAAGCGCGGCGGGAAAAGGGGATCAGGCTCCGCGGATATCGACCTGGGCGAAATGGCCGCGGGCCGCGCGGGCGGCATCATGCAGGACCGACGCCGCGTACGGTTTTACCGCTTTCATGAGCGCATCCAGGGTGACGTCTGGACGAAACTGCTGCAGGACAAAACGCGCGGCGCCCTCGATGCGCGCCGTGATGGCCGGCAGGTCTTCGGGAGCCACGATGCCGGGTACCATGGTGGTGCGAAACTCGTGCGCCGGACCGCCGTGGATAATCAAATCGATCGATTGATCGATCAGGTCCGGGTCTACCACGACTCCGGCCGCGCGGTTGTAATTTTCCTTCGCGGCTTTCAGGTCCATGGAGATAAAATCCACCAGGTTCCGGTGCAACGCTTCTTTGAGCACATCGGGGCGCGCGCCGTTGGTGTCCACTTTTACCGCCAGGCCGGTTGAACGAAGTTTTTGCAAGAGCTCCAGGATGTCCGGCTGAATCAGGGGTTCGCCGCCGGAAACCGCCACCCCGTCCAGAAATCCGGCTCGCCGCTCCAGTTCGGCAAACACCGTTTCTTGTGGGATCGCTTCGCAATCAGCGGTCCGCACCACCAGTGAAGGGTTGTGGCAAAAAGGGCAACGAAAGTTGCATCCGGCCACGAACAGGGCGGCCGCCACCCGGCCGGGGTAATCGATCAGGGTGGTGCCGATAAACCCGCAGATCTTCACCCGGCTCTTTTTCAGCTTTGCGACAGGGTGGAAGAATCCGGATCAATCAGGTTACGCTCCAGGAATTCTTCCATTTTTCCCTTGTTCCAGTTCTGAACCGGGCGATAGTAGCCCACCACGCGCGAATAGACTTCAGTGGGAATGACTTTTATGCGCACCTTTTCGGATTGCTGCTCAGTTCGCGGTTGTGTTTCTTTCTCTATCATGATCTCCTCCGTTGTTGCGGGCCGATGCCGACGTGGATGCGTTGTCGGTCTCTTTGCCTGTTTCTTCCATTACCAGGTAGGAATCCGGGTGCAACTTTGAAAGCACCTCTTTGTCCACGAAGATTTCCACGCCGTGCTCTTCCAGGTCTTCACGGCGCTGCGCGCTGGGATCGAAATGGTGGATGCCGGCGATGTAGCCCGAAGTCGGCGAAACCGAAAAAGTGGGCGTAAATGAAAAATAGGGCAGGTGAAAGCGCCGGGTGATCTTGCGGGTCAGGGCGCGCACCACTTTCCAGTCGCGAATCTGCTCTCCGAAAAACAGGTGCACCACGGTCCCTCCGGTGAATTTGCCCTGCAATTCATCCTGGTGGTCCAGCAGTTCAAACACGTCGGAAAACGCCGACACCGGCGGATGCACCGAATTGGTATAATAAGGCTCGTTTTTGCCGCTGCTGACCAGGTCGGGATAGCGTTCCCGGTCCGCCCGCGCCAGTCGATACGATGCCCCTTCCGCGGGCGTGGCCTCCAGGTTGTACATGTTGCCGGTTTCTTCCTGGATCTCCTGGATCTTTTCACGCATGAAGTCCAGCACTTCCAGGGCGAAGGTCCGCGCGTTTTCATCCACCAGGTCACTACCCAGGAAGTTCCGCACGCATTCGTTCATGCCCACAATGCCGATTGTGGAAAAATGGAATTTCCAGAACTCATCGGTGCGTGCTTTCAAGGAGCGCAAGTAAAAACGGGTAAAGGGATAGAGGCCGGAATCAGTAAAGCGCTCGATGTTTTTGCGCTTGATCTCCAATGCTTCCACGGCCAGGTTGATCTGACGCTCCAACAGGTTGAAAAAGGTTTCCTTGTCATCGGCGCGGTATCCGATGCGCGGCAGGTTCACCGTGACCACGCCGATAGATCCGGTCAGGGGATTGGCGCCGAACAAACCGCCGCCGCGCTTCCACAACTCGCGGTTATCCAGCCGCAGGCGGCAGCACATCGAGCGGGCGTCTTCCGGCTTCATATCGGAATTAACGAAATTGGCGAAATAGGGGATGCCGTACCTGGCGGTCATGCGCCACAAGGGCTCAAGGTCATCGTCCTCCCAGTCAAAATCATCAGCAATGTTGTAGGTGGGAATGGGAAAAGTGAAGATCCTGCCCCTGGCGTCCCCCGCCATCATCACCTCGGCGAACGCGCGGTTGATCAGGTTCATCTCGGCCTGGAAATCGCCGTATGTTTCTTCGCGGGTTTTACCCCCCACCACCACCGGTTTGTCCCGCAGGGTGACCGGGGGTACCAGGTCCATGGTCAGGTTGGTGAACGGGGTCTGAAATCCCACCCGCGTGGGTACGTTCAGGTTAAAGATAAATTCCTGGATCGACTGCTTGACCTCGGCGTAATCGAGTTGGTCATAACGCACGAACGGGGCCAGTAGGGTGTCGAAATTGGAAAAAGCCTGCGCGCCCGCGGCTTCGCCCTGTAGCGTGTAAAAAAAGTTTACCACCTGGCCCAGGGCGGTGCGAAAATGTTTCGCCGGCAACGACTCCACCTTGCCCCGCGCGCCGGTAAAACCCACACTTAAGAGGTCTTCCAGGTCCCAACCCACGCAATACGGCCCGAGCACGCCCAGGTCATGAATATGCAGGTCGCCCTCTTCGTGGGCCATGCGGATATCCAGGGGATACAACTTGCGCAGCCAGTACTTGGCCACCAGCTTGGACGACACGTGCAGGTTCAACCCCTGTAGGGAATAAGACATGTTGGAGTTTTCTTTGATGCGCCAGTCACGCATGTTCAAGTACTCATCGATCACCTTGATGCCGTCCAGGAAGTTCTGGCGGATGTCGCGCATTTCCGCGCGTTTTTCGCGATACAGGATGTAGGCTTTCGCCGCTTCCGCCTGTTGCTCATCGATCAACACCCGTTCCACGATATCCTGGATCTCTTCCA contains:
- a CDS encoding ribonucleoside triphosphate reductase, which codes for MSIQKRDGRYAPFDKEKIGRAIAKAFRAVGRKDRQQVSRLTDAVVAVLEERFFQSRLVPNVEEIQDIVERVLIDEQQAEAAKAYILYREKRAEMRDIRQNFLDGIKVIDEYLNMRDWRIKENSNMSYSLQGLNLHVSSKLVAKYWLRKLYPLDIRMAHEEGDLHIHDLGVLGPYCVGWDLEDLLSVGFTGARGKVESLPAKHFRTALGQVVNFFYTLQGEAAGAQAFSNFDTLLAPFVRYDQLDYAEVKQSIQEFIFNLNVPTRVGFQTPFTNLTMDLVPPVTLRDKPVVVGGKTREETYGDFQAEMNLINRAFAEVMMAGDARGRIFTFPIPTYNIADDFDWEDDDLEPLWRMTARYGIPYFANFVNSDMKPEDARSMCCRLRLDNRELWKRGGGLFGANPLTGSIGVVTVNLPRIGYRADDKETFFNLLERQINLAVEALEIKRKNIERFTDSGLYPFTRFYLRSLKARTDEFWKFHFSTIGIVGMNECVRNFLGSDLVDENARTFALEVLDFMREKIQEIQEETGNMYNLEATPAEGASYRLARADRERYPDLVSSGKNEPYYTNSVHPPVSAFSDVFELLDHQDELQGKFTGGTVVHLFFGEQIRDWKVVRALTRKITRRFHLPYFSFTPTFSVSPTSGYIAGIHHFDPSAQRREDLEEHGVEIFVDKEVLSKLHPDSYLVMEETGKETDNASTSASARNNGGDHDRERNTTAN
- a CDS encoding anaerobic ribonucleoside-triphosphate reductase activating protein, producing MKKSRVKICGFIGTTLIDYPGRVAAALFVAGCNFRCPFCHNPSLVVRTADCEAIPQETVFAELERRAGFLDGVAVSGGEPLIQPDILELLQKLRSTGLAVKVDTNGARPDVLKEALHRNLVDFISMDLKAAKENYNRAAGVVVDPDLIDQSIDLIIHGGPAHEFRTTMVPGIVAPEDLPAITARIEGAARFVLQQFRPDVTLDALMKAVKPYAASVLHDAARAARGHFAQVDIRGA
- a CDS encoding glutamate--tRNA ligase encodes the protein MSMADSVRVRFAPSPTGYMHVGGARTALFNFLFARRHGGCFLLRIEDTDRTRFQQEAMDEIYSSLEWLGLDWDEGPGREGDVGPYVQSERAELYQAHARKLLDSANAYPCFCTPERLAAMRLEQERARLPGAGGYDRHCRNLDPVEAAKKMAAGEAHVVRLKVPNNRVVVFRDEIRGEIATRGELLDDLVLLKSDGLPTYHLANVVDDHFMGITHVLRGDEWISSTPRHILIYEAFGWSLPVFAHLPVILAPGGGKLSKRHGAASVTDYRNAGFLPEALVNFLALLGWSPGEDREIMSRAEMIATFELARVSAKASVFDERKLEWMNGQYLARRDPQTLLDPVTEIWKNKGWLSGDAAGDPDYLLAVIQLLQPRSRKITELVEQAEYFFCDPREYEVKPARKHFRVEAAPRLQRLLSELESQKTFSAVELEDLYRRLAEEMEMSAGKLIHPTRLALSGVGHGPGLFELMETLGRETTLRRLRAALDWISKREESPEAEPPGAAGKGDGQ